The stretch of DNA CGTTGGCCTTCAATTGCCGGCACACTTCATAACCGTCCATTCCCGGCATCATCACATCCAATAAAATTAAGTCCGGCGGGTCAGTTTGGGCCAGGGATAAGGCGTCGGGGCCATTTAAGGCAGTTTGGAGCTGATAACCGTGCAGACTCAAAGTATCAACCAAAAAGTCTAAATCGGTTAGCAGGTCATCAACCACTAAAATAGTGGCCACAGTTGTTTCGGAGAGGGCAGTGTTCATTATATCAACTGATACTCATTGTACCTCGCTCCATATCCAGCGTCAACACCACAAAATAGGGGGTTTTATACAGGTAAAAAAAGGCGCCCCTGGCTGGGGAAGGCCAGGGGCGCAGCGGGGATGCGGTGTGTGGTTTTTTTTGACCTGCCACACTCAGGCCATAGGAGGAAACGTTTTTAGGTTAGTATTCCCAAACAGAGTTAACAAAAAAAATCTTAAGAAGCCCGGCGCTGCTGCATGCGCTTGCGCAGAAAAGCCGGCACTTCCAGGTTATCAGGGTCGTAAACCGGCTCCTGACGGGCAGAATCGGTCCGGCCAAAGGACTCTTTAATTTTGTCTTGCGGGAAAGCAATGGTTTTTGACTCTCCTTCCCGCCGTTTACCGGCCACGTAGGGCCGCCGCTGGGCCACGGCGTCAAAGCCGGTGGCAATCAAGGTGATGCGCAATTCATCGGTCAGGTTATCGTCAATCACCGCCCCAAAAATGATATTGGCATCGGGGTGGGCTTTACGTTTGATGATTTCAGCGGCTTCATTTACTTCAAAAAGGCTCAAGTCGGGGCCGCCGGTCACGTTAAAGAGAATGCCCTGGGCCCCGTCAATGGTCACATCCAACAGCGAGGAAGACACCGCGCTTTCGGCGGCCTCTACCCCCCGGTTTTCGCCGGCGGCCACCCCCACCGACATCAGCGACGTGCCGCCGCCGTTCATGATCGAGCGAACATCGGCAAAATCCAAGTTAATCAAACCGGGCACGGTAATCAATTCGGAGATGCCCTGGATCCCTTGGCGCAGCACGTCATCGGCGGTGCGGAAAGCCTGGGTCATGCTGGCTTTTTTATCCACAATTTCCAGCAAGCGATCGTTGGGGATAACAATGAGCGTATCAACTTTTTCTTTGAGCCGTTCTATGCCCTCCACCGCCACATTTTGGCGGCGCGTGCCTTCAAAGGTGAAGGGCTTGGTCACCACGCCCACGGTCAGCGCGCCACTGTCTCTGGCCAACTCGGCAATAATCGGCGCGGCCCCGGTGCCGGTGCCGCCGCCCATTCCGCAGGTCACAAAAACCATGTCCGTCCCGCGCAGAATCTCTTCCAACTCTTCCGATGATTCTTCGGCGGCTTTGCCCCCCACTTCAGGGTTGCCGCCCGCGCCCAGGCCGCGGGTCAATTTGTCGCCGATACGGATACGTTGGGGCGCGTCGCTCATTAATAAAGCCTGGGCATCGGTATTGACGGCAATAAATTCAACACCGCGCAATCCTTCGGCAATCATCCGGTTAACGGCATTACTACCGCCGCCGCCAACGCCAATCACCTTTATCTGGGCAAAATTCTCTGGGGTCATCATATAATTTTTCCCGTTGTTAGCCATTTTAAATTCTCCTTAAAACATTAAACGCAGATAATCAGCCAGGTAAAAATGGTTTTAGCCAGCCCGGCACTTTCAACTGGCCGGTAGAGGGCTGCTGCGCAGGCGAGGGCAGATCGTGCCGGACGCCCCATTCAAGCAGCCCTACGCTGGTGGCAAAAGCCGGGCTTTGTAAGGTATCAACCAGGCCACGCAAGTTTTGCGGTTCGCCAATACGGGCCGGCAAGTTCATAATCTCCCGAGTCAAATCCCGCAGGCCCGGCAATTCGGCGGTACCGCCACACAATACCACACCCGCCGGTAGTAAACCATCATAGCCGCTTCGTTTGATTTCCTTTAAAACCATCTCCAGTATTTCTTCGGCGCGGGCTTCAATGATTTCGGCCAAAAATTGGCGGGAGATTTGGGTTTGACCGTCCCCGCCAAACACGCTTACCTTGACAGTTTCATCGGGCATCATGGTGTCGGGCAGGCAATGGCCGTATTTGATCTTGATCTCCTCGGCCAGATTGAACGGCGTGCGCAAACCCACGGCCACATCATTGGTAATTTGTTCGCCGCCGGTGGGTAACACCACCGTATGCCAGATACTGCCTTCAATAAAAATGGCAATGTCGGTGGTGCCGCCGCCAATATCAACCAAGGCCACGCCCATCTCGCGCTCAATATCGGTGAGCGCTGTTTCGCCGGAAGCTAACGGCTCAAGGACCAAGGCGTCAATGTAGATACCGGCATTCTGCGCGCATTTGACCAGGTTACGGATGGAGGCCGTGGAGCCGGTGACAATATGGGCCTCAACTTCTAGCCGATACGCCTGCATGCCAACCGGGTCGCGCACGCCGCTGTCGCCGTCTACCGTAAAATCGCGGGGGATGATGTGCAGCACCTCGCGGTTGTGCGGCAGATCAATGGCCCGGGCCGCTTCCAAAGCCCGTTCCACGTCTACGGGACGGATGCCTCGCTCGCCCCGGCTGATGGCTACCACCCCCCGGCTGTTCATAGCGCTAACGTGCGCCCCGGCCAAACCAACGTAGGCGCTGGCAATTTCGTAACCGGAGGTCCGTTCAGCCCGATGAATAGAATCGGTAATGGCCGCCGTGACCTCACCCACATTCACTACCACGCCCTTGCGGATGCCTTTGGCCGGAACCGTACCCACCCCCACTATCCGCAGCACATTCTCCGGGGGAGGGCCAACTTCGGCGACCAGGGTACAGATTTTGGTAGTGCCTATATCCAGGGCGACAACGGTCCGCTCCACACCAGGTCTCCTCGCTGAAAAGTTTTGGGTTTACACCGGCTTTCCCCCCGATAAAGGTAGTAAGTGGTAGAATCCAGTTTACCACAATATATAGTATTTTGCAAGGGGTTAAACCACAACATATAGTGTTTTTCCTTAAAATTTTGGCGCATCACAGCGCATTACGGCCCATTGCCGGGTATATGCCGGTAAACAAGAGAAACCTTCTTGTTTGTATGGCATCTTTGGCAGGTCATTATTTGCCGTACAGCCTAAATAATATCCTACCGCGGCGCTATCGGCCCGGTTTGCGCCGAACCAACAGCCGCTCGCGACCCTGAAACTGATCGCTGTACCGGCTGGGCAATCTGAATAATAGATTGCGGTTTATAAAAAGGCCGGAGCGGGTCGCGCAAATCAATAAAAACCGGCGTAATATTTCGATCTTTCAAATCGGCCAGCAACGCCGTGAGCACTATTAATTTGGCCTTAATCTCACTGCCGTCGCCCAGGTATACCGGCCATCCTTCAGGCGTAGCCACCGTTAAACCCTGCAAACGAGAATAACGGATCACCGATACTTCCGGGGCCAACATCCGCAAGGTCTGCGCTCCTTCCACAATGGCGGCGTCAATTTGGTAGCCCGGCTGCAAGGGCTGTTGGTCGTCGTCAATAATCCGCAGCATGCCGGTGATGTCACCCCTGGGAGGCACAATCATGCCTTCGTGGTCCACCCACCAGACGGTTTCGCCGGTTTGCCACAACAGTTCGGGGCGCCGCTCGACCACGTTGATCACTATTTTAGCCGGCAACGCAACGGACACAGCAGCCGCCTTGATATTAGGCAGTCGCGTAATTCGCTCAACGATTTCGGTTGGATTGAGCCAAAAAATACTCTGGCTGTCTATACCGCTAACGGCATAAATCTCGTACGCCGACACGGCCACATTTCCCTGGATATCGGCCCCGTAAACAAAAAAACGCGGCTGGGTAAATAAGAAGTATCCGCTCCAGCCCAACACAATCAGAGCAACCAGGCCGGTCAATTTTGTGCCCCGCGCCTGCCAAAATCTTACCACGGGGGTCAAGGTCAGGCGAGGTTGAACGGCAGTGGCTTCGTAATCAATCGTCTTCACTCCCAGTCGCATTTCAGAACGGCGCCGTCGTCGGCGTTTTTGATGGCTATACATCGGTCAACACTACTCAGCCGCACTCACATCAAACGTGGTTTGCGATTGTTGTTTATCCTCAAAGCGTTCAATGGCCAATTCGATCAAACGATCAACTAACTCACTATACGAAATCCCGCTGGCTGCCCATAACTTGGGATACATACTGATGGGCGTAAAGCCGGGCATTGTATTGAGTTCGTTGATAAACACTTCGCCGGTAGTTTTGTCCAATAAAAAGTCGCAGCGGGCCAGGCCGGAACAATCCAATACCTTAAAGGCCAACACGGCCAGTTGCCGGATTAACTCGGTCTGTTCCGGGTTAAGGGGAGCCGGGATCAAAAGTTCGGAATCGCTATCAAGATATTTGGCCGCATAACTGTAAAACTCTTTGGAGGGCACAATCTCACCCGGCACAGAGGCAATGGGGTCATCATTGCCCAACACGCTCACCTCAATCTCGCGAGCGTCCAAGCCCTGCTCCACAATAAGCCTCCGATCGTAACGAGCTGCATCATCCAAGCCGGATTGTAACCCGACGCGATTTTTGGCCTTGTGGATGCCCACACTGCTGCCCAGGTTGGCCGGTTTGACGAACATGGGATAAGGCATGGCTGCCTCACATGCAGCGATGACGGCCTCCGGGTCGCTCTGCCACTGCTTGCGTAAAAACACACGATGGATGACAATAGGCAGACCATGCGCCCGGAAAATTTCTTTGGCGATAGCCTTGTCCATACCCACTGCGCTGCCCAGCACACCTGCGCCCACGTAGGGAACACCCACCAGTTCAAAAAAGCCCTGCACAGTGCCATCCTCGCCAAAGGGGCCGTGCAGCACCGGAAACACCACATCCAGCGGGCCGGTCTCGGCCACGCCCAGCGCCAGGGCCTGCTCTTGAGCGAGAGACTCGGCCCGGCTGATTTCATTGGCCAGCAGGGGATGCCCGGCGGCGGCGTCTAACAATTTCTGATGAATGTTGCCCCCGGCCAGCCACTGGCCTGTTTTGGTAATGCCAATAGGCACCACCTCGTATTTATCTTTATCAATGGCGTTCATAACGGCTTTAGCCGAAGTCAGGCTAACTTCATGCTCGCCGCTGCGCCCACCAAAAATTACGCCGACCCGCAGTTTTCGCTTAGAACTCACCAAGCACCTCTATTTCTAGTTCAAGTTCAACCCCAAATTTGTCTTTGACGGTCGTCTGCGCCGTTTCAATTAAGGTCAACACTTCCGCCGCTGTCGCCTGGCCCAGATTTTGGAAAAAATTGGCATGCACGGGTGAAATTTGCGCCCCGCCCAAACGATACCCTTTCAACCCGGCGGCCTCTATCAGGCGACCGGCGTAATCGCCAGACGGATTTTTGAATATGCTGCCCATTGTGGCTCCCGGTGGCTGGCTGGCCTTGCGCTGTATATTGAATTCTTGCATCCGCCTTTCCACTTTAGCCACTGGCGCAGACATCAGTTGCAGCGCCGCCCGCAAGACAATCCAGCCGTCCCGCTGTCCCTTCAGCCTTGAGGT from Anaerolineae bacterium encodes:
- the ftsZ gene encoding cell division protein FtsZ, producing MMTPENFAQIKVIGVGGGGSNAVNRMIAEGLRGVEFIAVNTDAQALLMSDAPQRIRIGDKLTRGLGAGGNPEVGGKAAEESSEELEEILRGTDMVFVTCGMGGGTGTGAAPIIAELARDSGALTVGVVTKPFTFEGTRRQNVAVEGIERLKEKVDTLIVIPNDRLLEIVDKKASMTQAFRTADDVLRQGIQGISELITVPGLINLDFADVRSIMNGGGTSLMSVGVAAGENRGVEAAESAVSSSLLDVTIDGAQGILFNVTGGPDLSLFEVNEAAEIIKRKAHPDANIIFGAVIDDNLTDELRITLIATGFDAVAQRRPYVAGKRREGESKTIAFPQDKIKESFGRTDSARQEPVYDPDNLEVPAFLRKRMQQRRAS
- the ftsA gene encoding cell division protein FtsA; the protein is MERTVVALDIGTTKICTLVAEVGPPPENVLRIVGVGTVPAKGIRKGVVVNVGEVTAAITDSIHRAERTSGYEIASAYVGLAGAHVSAMNSRGVVAISRGERGIRPVDVERALEAARAIDLPHNREVLHIIPRDFTVDGDSGVRDPVGMQAYRLEVEAHIVTGSTASIRNLVKCAQNAGIYIDALVLEPLASGETALTDIEREMGVALVDIGGGTTDIAIFIEGSIWHTVVLPTGGEQITNDVAVGLRTPFNLAEEIKIKYGHCLPDTMMPDETVKVSVFGGDGQTQISRQFLAEIIEARAEEILEMVLKEIKRSGYDGLLPAGVVLCGGTAELPGLRDLTREIMNLPARIGEPQNLRGLVDTLQSPAFATSVGLLEWGVRHDLPSPAQQPSTGQLKVPGWLKPFLPG
- a CDS encoding FtsQ-type POTRA domain-containing protein, with product MKTIDYEATAVQPRLTLTPVVRFWQARGTKLTGLVALIVLGWSGYFLFTQPRFFVYGADIQGNVAVSAYEIYAVSGIDSQSIFWLNPTEIVERITRLPNIKAAAVSVALPAKIVINVVERRPELLWQTGETVWWVDHEGMIVPPRGDITGMLRIIDDDQQPLQPGYQIDAAIVEGAQTLRMLAPEVSVIRYSRLQGLTVATPEGWPVYLGDGSEIKAKLIVLTALLADLKDRNITPVFIDLRDPLRPFYKPQSIIQIAQPVQRSVSGSRAAVGSAQTGPIAPR
- a CDS encoding D-alanine--D-alanine ligase, translating into MVSSKRKLRVGVIFGGRSGEHEVSLTSAKAVMNAIDKDKYEVVPIGITKTGQWLAGGNIHQKLLDAAAGHPLLANEISRAESLAQEQALALGVAETGPLDVVFPVLHGPFGEDGTVQGFFELVGVPYVGAGVLGSAVGMDKAIAKEIFRAHGLPIVIHRVFLRKQWQSDPEAVIAACEAAMPYPMFVKPANLGSSVGIHKAKNRVGLQSGLDDAARYDRRLIVEQGLDAREIEVSVLGNDDPIASVPGEIVPSKEFYSYAAKYLDSDSELLIPAPLNPEQTELIRQLAVLAFKVLDCSGLARCDFLLDKTTGEVFINELNTMPGFTPISMYPKLWAASGISYSELVDRLIELAIERFEDKQQSQTTFDVSAAE